GGCGTCGAGGACGCCGCGGTCCACTTCACGACCGGCCGCGTCGAGATCGAGTACGACGAGACGGCCGTCGACGCCGAGACGCTCGAGAACGCGATCACGAAGCAGGGGTACACGC
The DNA window shown above is from Halopiger xanaduensis SH-6 and carries:
- a CDS encoding heavy-metal-associated domain-containing protein; the encoded protein is MTQIEYRVTDFDCPTCASNVERALTKTDGVEDAAVHFTTGRVEIEYDETAVDAETLENAITKQGYTPRVR